From Bacillus sp. FSL K6-3431, the proteins below share one genomic window:
- a CDS encoding carbohydrate ABC transporter permease translates to MSVNSIRDTGKDRIFEIVNYTILSILLIVFLYPLIFIVSSSFSSTEAVVAGDVWLFPVDFSLEGYKAVFKYKHVWTGYGNSLFYMIVGTSINIVLTILAAYPLSRKEFYGRNILMFILLFTMLFSGGLIPNYLLVKELGMLDTRWALIIPNAMSVFNVIITRTYFKMTISDELVEAAKMDGCSDFRFLRSVVVPLSGPIIAVMGLFYAVGHWNSFFSALIYLRDPELFPLQLILNNILIQNKVEAEMLIDVQREANLSGLRELLKYSLIVVASIPVLVIYPFVQKHFVKGVMIGSLKE, encoded by the coding sequence TTGTCCGTTAATTCTATTCGAGACACTGGCAAGGATAGAATATTTGAAATAGTTAATTATACTATACTTAGTATTCTGCTTATTGTATTTCTTTACCCACTCATATTTATTGTTAGCTCTTCCTTTAGTTCTACTGAAGCCGTCGTTGCAGGTGATGTTTGGTTGTTTCCTGTTGACTTTAGCTTGGAAGGGTATAAAGCAGTATTTAAATATAAGCATGTGTGGACAGGCTATGGGAATTCCCTTTTTTATATGATTGTCGGTACTTCTATTAATATTGTATTAACGATTCTAGCTGCGTATCCATTGTCAAGGAAGGAATTTTACGGTAGAAACATTTTAATGTTTATCTTACTCTTTACAATGTTATTCAGTGGTGGTTTAATTCCAAACTATTTACTTGTAAAGGAACTTGGAATGTTGGATACACGGTGGGCGTTGATCATACCTAATGCCATGTCCGTATTCAATGTTATTATCACAAGAACTTATTTTAAAATGACGATTTCTGATGAATTGGTAGAGGCAGCAAAAATGGATGGATGCAGTGACTTTAGGTTTTTGAGAAGTGTTGTTGTTCCGTTATCGGGACCTATTATTGCAGTTATGGGATTATTTTATGCTGTTGGACACTGGAACAGTTTTTTCAGTGCCTTAATTTATTTAAGAGATCCAGAATTATTCCCATTACAATTAATATTAAACAATATCCTCATTCAAAATAAAGTGGAAGCAGAAATGTTAATCGATGTCCAAAGGGAGGCGAATCTGTCCGGCTTAAGAGAATTGTTAAAATACTCGTTAATTGTTGTAGCGTCCATCCCAGTACTCGTTATCTATCCATTCGTACAAAAGCATTTTGTCAAGGGTGTTATGATCGGGTCGTTAAAAGAATAA
- a CDS encoding ABC transporter substrate-binding protein, with protein MKHKPIIFIAMLLILTLFLVACNKDGKTSTTPKDKSKQDEEIKLSEPGTFPITEEKVTLRVLVPASPSVEDFKTNKFTKWYEEKTNVHIEWEVMPDDNALNLVLASGDLPDVIMNTSITPSQLMIYGGQGMFLKLNELIEGHGKDTKELLEERPDIKDALTTPDGSIYSLPVINECYHCTMSQKLWVYEPWLDALDLKMPETTEEFYQVLKAFKEKDPNGNGKQDEIAISGSKDVYPYPSFLMNPFIYSEMYLDDGEIKVPYISQEWKEGLTFIHKLYKEGLMAKESLTQDGDQLKRMGNSKETILGMSMGNWPGSFIDAGQPDGKWLDYKAVPPLLGPDGNRVSWYSPAVPARAGYIITNQAKHPEVALRWAEGFYDPEVTLRAEAGEPDKDWRWAEDGETGIDGEAAMWARLSSFGQMQNSHWSQRGPLIRTNEFRLGEVESKEVPLEPFLYNETKDKYEPYKDESKALPPLYFSEEQSAELSELETTITSFVEESNARFISGDEDIEKGWKTYLKTLEGMNVERFIEIYQEAYDAKYK; from the coding sequence ATGAAACATAAACCAATTATTTTCATAGCAATGCTATTAATCTTGACGCTATTTTTGGTGGCGTGTAATAAGGATGGAAAAACTAGCACCACACCTAAAGATAAGTCTAAGCAAGACGAAGAAATCAAATTGTCTGAACCTGGAACTTTTCCAATCACAGAGGAAAAAGTAACATTAAGAGTATTAGTGCCTGCGTCTCCGAGTGTAGAGGATTTTAAAACAAACAAATTTACAAAATGGTATGAAGAGAAAACAAACGTGCATATTGAATGGGAGGTCATGCCTGACGATAATGCGTTGAACCTAGTTCTAGCTAGTGGTGATCTGCCTGACGTTATCATGAATACTTCTATAACACCTTCGCAGCTTATGATATATGGTGGACAAGGTATGTTTTTAAAACTTAATGAATTAATAGAAGGTCATGGGAAAGACACCAAGGAATTGTTAGAAGAGAGACCAGATATTAAAGATGCGCTTACGACACCTGATGGAAGCATTTATTCTTTACCAGTAATAAACGAGTGCTATCATTGTACAATGTCACAGAAACTTTGGGTTTATGAACCATGGCTTGACGCGTTAGATCTTAAAATGCCTGAAACAACAGAAGAATTCTATCAGGTACTAAAAGCGTTTAAAGAAAAAGATCCAAATGGAAACGGTAAACAAGATGAAATTGCTATCTCTGGTAGTAAAGATGTTTATCCATACCCCTCCTTTCTAATGAATCCGTTCATTTATTCGGAAATGTATTTGGACGATGGAGAAATTAAAGTTCCATATATTTCTCAGGAATGGAAAGAAGGATTAACATTTATTCACAAATTATATAAGGAAGGCTTAATGGCAAAAGAATCGCTGACTCAGGATGGGGATCAGTTAAAGCGCATGGGTAATTCAAAAGAAACTATTTTGGGAATGTCCATGGGTAACTGGCCCGGGAGCTTCATAGACGCAGGACAACCCGACGGGAAATGGTTAGATTATAAAGCTGTTCCTCCTTTATTAGGGCCAGACGGTAACCGAGTTTCCTGGTATAGTCCAGCTGTACCCGCAAGAGCTGGATATATAATAACGAATCAAGCAAAACACCCAGAGGTTGCTTTACGTTGGGCAGAAGGTTTTTATGATCCGGAGGTAACGTTAAGAGCTGAGGCGGGTGAACCTGATAAAGATTGGAGATGGGCAGAAGATGGGGAAACTGGCATTGACGGTGAAGCGGCGATGTGGGCAAGGCTGAGCTCTTTCGGACAAATGCAAAACTCTCATTGGTCACAAAGAGGACCATTAATACGAACAAATGAATTCCGATTAGGTGAAGTAGAATCGAAAGAAGTACCACTTGAACCGTTTCTTTATAATGAAACTAAGGATAAATATGAACCATATAAAGATGAAAGTAAAGCATTGCCACCTTTATACTTTAGCGAAGAACAATCTGCCGAACTCTCTGAGCTTGAAACGACAATAACAAGCTTTGTTGAAGAATCGAATGCACGATTTATATCTGGTGATGAAGACATTGAAAAAGGTTGGAAAACTTATTTAAAAACATTGGAAGGTATGAATGTAGAGCGATTCATTGAAATTTACCAAGAAGCGTATGATGCAAAATACAAATAA
- a CDS encoding alpha-L-fucosidase, which produces MTIVTDKNTENWPTNYGNPQWLLHDRFGLFIHWGLYSSAARHEWIMNREKIHPDTYKKYFKHFDPDLYDPKKWACAAKEAGMKYFVITTKHHEGFALWDSELTEYKVTNTPAKRDLLLEMVNAFREEGLKVGFYYSLIDWHHSEFPIDQLHPQRDDEEFKEKAANRDMNKYAEYLHGQVRELLTNYGKIDYLWFDFSYKNLAGENTGKGSEDWQSERLEKLILELQPDILINNRLDLDRGVITPEQYQPSEAPTKGGKPVIWEACQTLNGSWGYDRDNLDWKSGEMLLKMLIDSVSKGGNLLLNVGPNARGEFDQKSLDSLSEIGTWMRVNSRSIYGAKNSEYTAPLDCRYTQKGNRLYLHIFSWPFKHIHLDGLAGKIEYAQLLHDASEVIYKEHNSNEIHTHISTKVRPGSVTLGLPVQKPNVNIPVVEIFLKD; this is translated from the coding sequence ATGACTATTGTAACTGATAAAAATACGGAAAACTGGCCTACCAACTATGGAAATCCACAATGGTTATTACATGATCGATTTGGATTGTTTATTCATTGGGGACTATATTCAAGTGCTGCTAGGCATGAATGGATTATGAATCGGGAAAAGATTCACCCGGATACATATAAAAAGTATTTTAAGCATTTTGATCCAGACTTGTATGACCCGAAAAAATGGGCGTGTGCTGCAAAAGAGGCAGGAATGAAATACTTTGTTATTACAACGAAGCATCACGAAGGGTTTGCTCTCTGGGATTCAGAGTTAACTGAATATAAAGTTACTAACACACCTGCCAAACGGGATTTATTGTTGGAAATGGTTAATGCATTTAGGGAGGAAGGACTTAAAGTAGGTTTTTATTATTCTTTAATCGATTGGCATCATTCAGAATTTCCTATCGATCAATTACACCCGCAAAGGGATGACGAGGAGTTTAAAGAGAAAGCTGCTAATAGGGACATGAACAAATATGCAGAGTATTTACACGGGCAAGTTCGTGAATTATTAACCAATTATGGAAAAATTGACTATCTTTGGTTTGACTTTTCTTATAAAAATCTTGCGGGAGAGAACACCGGTAAGGGGTCAGAAGACTGGCAGTCTGAAAGATTAGAAAAGCTGATTCTTGAGTTACAGCCTGATATTCTTATCAATAATCGTCTTGATTTAGATCGTGGTGTGATAACACCTGAGCAGTATCAGCCAAGTGAAGCTCCTACGAAAGGCGGAAAACCTGTAATATGGGAAGCTTGTCAAACGCTTAATGGTAGCTGGGGATACGATAGAGATAATCTGGATTGGAAATCAGGTGAAATGCTCCTTAAGATGTTAATTGATAGCGTTTCAAAAGGAGGGAATCTCTTACTGAATGTTGGACCAAATGCACGAGGCGAGTTTGATCAAAAATCTCTCGACAGCTTGAGTGAGATTGGTACGTGGATGAGAGTGAATTCACGTTCAATATACGGGGCTAAAAATAGTGAATATACTGCACCGTTAGATTGCCGCTATACTCAAAAAGGGAATCGATTATATCTTCATATTTTTTCTTGGCCATTTAAACATATTCATTTAGACGGACTTGCTGGAAAAATAGAGTATGCTCAATTACTTCATGATGCGTCGGAAGTAATTTATAAAGAACATAATTCGAACGAAATTCACACACATATTTCAACTAAAGTAAGACCAGGGTCAGTTACATTAGGACTTCCAGTACAAAAACCTAATGTTAATATCCCTGTCGTAGAAATCTTTCTAAAAGACTAG